A region from the Syntrophorhabdaceae bacterium genome encodes:
- a CDS encoding outer membrane beta-barrel protein, which produces MERLSTFCLLTMCFLLWMVSSVQGQTLFDQGVREFGQENYEEALPFLLEARSADKGSARIAYYIGLTYKVMEKYKEAIPYFKDAATLTPRVDEGVVELVDVLYHTNDIVEAEKWIAFAEKEGINTARLYFLSGMVLSKRGRFDEAILAFESAKKLDPRVTQQAELQIAGIYTQQGKYKDAQARLRTTITLDPASDLALYARDYEKIVADKAERERPWRFSLGMGYKYDTNVVTKGDGPMVESISGQEDSAINFGARIGYTAPFSFRTPFSLSAYYSIYSDRYLGKTYTRSDGTEGNLTEYNNMTNTVSVVPGYAFGRFGVSLPLTYSYVSLQGVKGNSFFNELNWWNQTRYLETKAVTPTLRFLTTASSFGEIFFSYMRKKYFDTELHPEVPQEEERSGERMTGGLGWTYTFKENKAFFTLRYSYAQDNAIGRNWVNTENRFGADLLYPIVGTVRGQVSAEANFVKYTYENTYFEQNRRDDIYNVSVALLYGIIKNTDIVLQYNYYRNQSNIALYDYTRDVYGLGVEYRF; this is translated from the coding sequence ATGGAGCGATTGAGCACATTTTGCCTTTTGACCATGTGTTTCTTGCTTTGGATGGTTTCTTCCGTTCAGGGCCAGACGCTGTTCGATCAGGGAGTAAGGGAGTTCGGGCAGGAGAACTACGAGGAGGCCCTGCCATTCCTTCTCGAGGCACGGTCGGCGGACAAGGGATCGGCCCGGATAGCATATTACATCGGCCTTACATATAAGGTTATGGAAAAATACAAGGAGGCCATTCCGTACTTCAAGGATGCAGCCACCTTGACGCCGAGAGTCGACGAGGGGGTCGTGGAACTTGTCGATGTGCTCTACCATACCAACGACATCGTGGAGGCGGAGAAATGGATCGCCTTTGCGGAGAAAGAGGGGATAAACACGGCCCGACTGTATTTTCTCAGTGGCATGGTCCTGTCGAAGAGGGGAAGGTTCGACGAAGCCATCCTGGCCTTTGAGAGCGCAAAGAAGCTCGATCCCAGGGTGACGCAGCAGGCCGAACTCCAGATCGCGGGCATATACACGCAGCAGGGGAAATACAAGGACGCCCAGGCACGCTTGAGGACGACGATCACTCTCGACCCCGCCAGCGACCTGGCCCTTTACGCCAGGGATTATGAAAAGATAGTCGCCGACAAGGCCGAACGGGAAAGACCCTGGCGCTTCAGCCTCGGCATGGGTTACAAGTATGACACCAACGTGGTCACCAAGGGGGACGGCCCCATGGTGGAATCCATCTCGGGGCAGGAGGACAGCGCGATTAATTTCGGCGCCCGCATCGGTTATACGGCGCCATTTTCTTTTCGAACACCCTTCAGCCTTTCCGCGTATTATTCGATATACAGCGACAGGTATTTGGGAAAGACCTATACGCGCTCCGACGGTACCGAGGGGAATCTGACGGAATACAACAATATGACGAACACGGTAAGCGTGGTCCCGGGCTATGCTTTCGGCCGTTTCGGCGTGAGCCTGCCGCTTACCTATTCATATGTCAGCCTCCAGGGTGTGAAGGGGAACAGTTTCTTCAACGAGCTTAACTGGTGGAACCAGACACGCTATCTGGAGACGAAAGCGGTGACCCCGACCCTTCGCTTCCTCACGACGGCCAGCAGTTTCGGCGAGATCTTCTTCAGCTACATGCGCAAGAAGTATTTCGATACCGAACTGCATCCCGAAGTCCCCCAGGAAGAGGAGAGGAGCGGCGAAAGGATGACGGGAGGCCTGGGTTGGACCTACACCTTCAAGGAGAACAAGGCGTTCTTTACGCTGCGGTATAGCTACGCGCAGGACAACGCAATAGGGCGCAACTGGGTGAACACCGAGAACCGTTTCGGGGCCGACCTGCTCTATCCCATCGTGGGGACAGTGAGGGGCCAGGTGTCCGCTGAAGCAAACTTTGTGAAATACACCTACGAGAATACCTACTTCGAACAGAACAGAAGAGATGATATATACAATGTGTCCGTTGCATTGCTCTATGGCATAATAAAGAATACGGACATTGTCCTCCAGTATAATTACTACAGGAACCAATCCAATATCGCACTCTACGATTACACGAGAGATGTCTACGGTCTGGGTGTGGAATACAGGTTCTAG
- a CDS encoding zinc ribbon domain-containing protein: MPIYEYQCTECGKSFEIFQKMSDEPLTQCKVCKGRLTKLISNCAFHLKGTGWYVTDYKKPIDSGGSGKNGSRHVEKTESAPEPVTETKTETKSETASTSSTGGAV, from the coding sequence ATGCCTATATACGAATACCAATGTACAGAATGCGGGAAGAGCTTCGAGATATTTCAGAAGATGAGTGACGAGCCGCTCACGCAGTGCAAGGTATGCAAGGGAAGACTCACCAAGCTCATCTCCAATTGCGCATTCCACCTGAAAGGCACCGGGTGGTACGTCACGGATTACAAGAAACCGATCGACTCAGGCGGCAGCGGGAAGAATGGCAGCAGGCACGTCGAAAAGACAGAAAGCGCCCCAGAACCTGTGACCGAAACAAAAACAGAGACGAAATCGGAAACTGCAAGCACGTCATCGACAGGAGGCGCGGTATGA
- the carA gene encoding glutamine-hydrolyzing carbamoyl-phosphate synthase small subunit, whose product MKAFVALEDGTVFEGRAFGLEGEKEGEIVFNTSMTGYQEIMTDPSYKGQIVTMTYPLIGNYGVNDDDVESDGPKVEGFIAREFSRITSNWRATGDLGDYFRTHNIIAVEEIDTRALTRHLRVRGVMRGVISTTDHDRDSLVRKAKGSRGIVGVDLVRDVTCRAPYEFQGEAESNSGEPVLNCVVMDFGVKRNILRILRQKGCRVTVVPSSTRAEDIIAMRPDGVLLSNGPGDPEAVPYAIAEIQKLFGRMPIFGICLGQQLLGLALGGRTYKLKFGHRGANQPIRETATGKVYITSENHGFAVDMESLKGEAVRVTHVNLNDGTAEGIEHETYPIFSVQYHPEASPGPHDAYGLFEKFRVMMESFKKESDA is encoded by the coding sequence ATGAAGGCCTTCGTGGCGCTCGAGGATGGAACGGTCTTCGAAGGAAGGGCCTTCGGCCTTGAAGGGGAGAAAGAGGGCGAGATCGTCTTCAATACGAGCATGACCGGCTACCAGGAGATCATGACCGATCCCTCTTATAAAGGACAGATCGTCACCATGACCTATCCGCTCATTGGAAATTACGGTGTGAACGACGATGACGTGGAATCCGACGGACCCAAGGTCGAAGGTTTTATCGCACGGGAGTTTTCCAGGATAACCAGCAACTGGAGGGCCACCGGTGACCTCGGGGATTATTTCCGCACGCATAACATCATCGCCGTGGAAGAGATAGACACGCGGGCGCTCACCCGTCACCTCAGGGTGCGCGGGGTCATGAGAGGCGTCATTTCCACAACGGATCACGACCGCGACAGCCTCGTAAGAAAGGCAAAGGGCTCCCGGGGGATAGTGGGCGTCGACCTCGTCCGGGACGTGACCTGCCGGGCCCCCTATGAGTTTCAGGGTGAAGCGGAGAGCAACTCCGGCGAACCCGTACTGAACTGCGTGGTCATGGATTTCGGCGTCAAGAGGAACATCCTGAGGATCCTCAGGCAAAAGGGCTGCCGGGTCACCGTTGTGCCCTCGAGCACCAGGGCAGAGGATATTATTGCCATGAGACCCGACGGAGTCCTCCTGTCCAACGGTCCGGGAGACCCCGAGGCGGTTCCCTATGCAATCGCTGAGATACAAAAGCTTTTCGGCCGGATGCCGATCTTCGGCATCTGTCTCGGTCAGCAACTGCTGGGGCTTGCGCTGGGAGGCAGGACGTACAAGCTGAAATTCGGCCACCGCGGTGCCAACCAGCCTATCAGGGAGACAGCGACGGGCAAGGTCTACATAACCTCCGAGAACCACGGTTTTGCCGTTGATATGGAATCCCTCAAGGGAGAGGCGGTCCGGGTGACCCATGTCAACCTCAACGACGGCACTGCGGAAGGCATCGAACATGAGACCTACCCCATTTTTTCGGTCCAGTACCATCCCGAGGCATCGCCCGGTCCCCATGATGCCTATGGTCTTTTCGAAAAGTTTCGGGTCATGATGGAGAGCTTCAAGAAGGAAAGCGATGCCTAA
- a CDS encoding FecR domain-containing protein: MKKTSLAGFLVAFVVLFIAVIGAYAAPVGKITRIEGRVDVLKEGQRVVRNVSLGDSVDVGDIYRAKTNSRAEITFFNKNIIRIAPATRMQVSQYSDDGTKSNQIMKLERGKVQAVSSEEFVKKVSSFAEGNRFEVQTPNAVAGIRGSGMTVGFAQMVTGLFFSTGKGYFYNPRAPGRVVNVAAGFVSFVVGTGGAPSRPVRGNVSYVGGTGEAPPGTGGSGGGGNTSGSGLNIEAANVTSVVNTGYTFTPPPVIPNVFVGSVESLSGTYHDPLETVNISLNKVKFYGPTATGIPQSWEADSVTGTYTSVGEGNTFQGMALSGGGVTANFILTSDIETSSDAGNWTANIASGKAPEGVGTCKTAFTFSGTAAGTWSGQLVNDTHVGTISGTASGEAPSVLTQDPVAAPNTVVGSIASLSGFAGTTTWMEVQLNNVKFYGSSATAKPQIWQAGSVSGTSSPGGLPAFVNVDIPLQSGANSAVFTVYSADGSNWKASVNSGSAPGGVGGYTGAVTFSGSANGTNTSTTLNGAASGKVH; this comes from the coding sequence ATGAAGAAAACATCTTTGGCGGGCTTTCTTGTCGCTTTTGTCGTGTTATTCATTGCCGTTATTGGGGCCTATGCAGCGCCCGTCGGCAAGATAACCCGGATAGAAGGCAGGGTTGACGTCCTTAAGGAGGGTCAGAGGGTCGTGAGGAATGTGTCCCTCGGGGACAGCGTGGATGTCGGCGACATCTACCGTGCCAAGACCAACAGCAGGGCCGAAATCACTTTTTTCAACAAGAATATCATTAGAATAGCTCCGGCGACGCGGATGCAGGTCAGCCAGTATTCTGATGACGGCACTAAGAGCAACCAGATAATGAAGCTCGAGCGCGGCAAGGTTCAGGCGGTATCGAGCGAGGAGTTCGTCAAAAAGGTTTCTTCGTTTGCGGAGGGCAACAGGTTCGAGGTCCAGACCCCGAATGCAGTCGCCGGCATCCGCGGTTCCGGGATGACCGTGGGATTTGCGCAGATGGTGACGGGTCTCTTCTTCTCGACCGGCAAGGGTTATTTCTATAATCCCCGCGCACCAGGAAGGGTTGTCAATGTCGCCGCAGGGTTCGTCTCCTTCGTCGTGGGAACGGGAGGTGCTCCCTCTCGTCCTGTTCGGGGCAATGTCTCCTATGTAGGCGGAACGGGTGAGGCACCCCCCGGTACGGGCGGCTCAGGCGGGGGAGGGAACACATCGGGAAGCGGTCTCAACATAGAGGCGGCCAATGTGACATCCGTGGTCAATACGGGCTATACTTTCACGCCGCCCCCTGTTATCCCCAATGTTTTTGTGGGAAGCGTGGAATCCTTGAGCGGCACATATCACGATCCCCTGGAGACGGTCAACATATCGCTCAACAAGGTCAAGTTTTACGGTCCCACCGCGACGGGCATACCCCAATCCTGGGAGGCCGATTCCGTGACGGGTACCTACACGTCGGTGGGAGAGGGAAATACTTTTCAGGGAATGGCCCTGTCAGGCGGCGGTGTGACCGCCAACTTCATCCTCACGAGCGATATCGAAACCAGTTCGGACGCGGGAAACTGGACGGCAAATATTGCGAGCGGCAAAGCTCCCGAAGGCGTGGGTACATGTAAGACGGCGTTTACTTTCAGCGGCACCGCGGCGGGGACATGGAGCGGACAGCTTGTGAACGATACCCACGTGGGGACGATAAGCGGAACCGCCTCAGGTGAAGCTCCCAGTGTCCTTACCCAGGATCCGGTTGCGGCACCGAACACCGTGGTGGGGTCCATAGCGTCCCTCTCCGGTTTTGCCGGGACCACTACCTGGATGGAGGTCCAGCTCAACAATGTGAAATTCTATGGCAGCAGTGCAACCGCAAAGCCACAGATCTGGCAGGCCGGATCTGTGAGCGGAACCAGCTCACCCGGGGGTCTTCCGGCATTTGTCAATGTGGACATTCCTCTTCAGAGTGGCGCCAATAGTGCGGTTTTTACCGTTTACAGCGCTGACGGGTCAAACTGGAAGGCATCTGTGAACAGTGGCAGCGCCCCGGGCGGTGTTGGCGGCTACACCGGTGCCGTGACGTTTTCGGGAAGTGCCAATGGAACTAACACGAGCACCACTCTGAATGGAGCTGCGTCCGGGAAAGTGCACTAG
- a CDS encoding EF-Tu/IF-2/RF-3 family GTPase: MEEKAIGVVVTYFAKIGVAAIRITDGELKVGDRIRIKGHSTNLEEDIESMQVEHENVQKVASGTDVGIKVKERVREHDIIYLLT; this comes from the coding sequence ATGGAAGAAAAAGCCATCGGTGTGGTTGTCACGTATTTTGCGAAGATCGGGGTTGCGGCCATCAGGATCACCGACGGGGAGCTGAAGGTGGGTGACCGCATAAGGATAAAAGGTCATTCCACGAACCTCGAGGAAGACATCGAGTCTATGCAGGTGGAGCACGAGAATGTCCAAAAGGTCGCCTCCGGAACCGATGTGGGCATCAAGGTGAAGGAGCGGGTCCGTGAGCACGACATCATCTATCTCCTGACATAA
- the carB gene encoding carbamoyl-phosphate synthase large subunit yields the protein MPKRTDIKSVLIIGSGPIVIGQACEFDYSGSQACKALREEGLRVILVNSNPATIMTDPDMADRVYVEPLIPEVIEEIIRTEKPDVILPTLGGQTGLNLATILAERGILEKYGVELIGADYGAIKKAEDREEFKAAIEKIGLEVPKSGLAHTMDEARAVASQIGFPLIIRPSYTLGGTGASIAYNVEEFEVLAMRGLESSLTTEILIEESVIGWKEFELEVMRDKSDNVVIICSIENLDPMGIHTGDSITVAPAQTLTDKEYQLMRDASIKIIREIGVETGGSNIQFALNPDDGRMVVIEMNPRVSRSSALASKATGFPIAKIAAKLAIGYTLDEIPNDITKQTPASFEPTIDYCVVKIPRFTFEKFKGADETLTVSMKSVGEAMSIGRTFKEAFQKGLRSLEVGRSGLVDERSAGKDDLEYVRQKLFTPNCERVFYIRHALRLGIGIEEIHAISRIDRWFLKNIEELVLFEKELEACRGDGPAAIAAELLKRAKRLGFSDRQIGEIVGVEEHEIRSLREKNGLKSVFKLVDTCAAEFEAYTPYFYSTYEEEDESRISDRKKIMILGGGPNRIGQGIEFDYCCVHAAFALGEMGYETIMVNSNPETVSTDYDTSDKLYFEPLTFENVLDIADKERPDGVIVQFGGQTPLNLAAALKKAGVRIIGTTPESIDMAEDRDRFKGLLKDLGLTQPDNGIATSFEEAREIASSIGFPVVVRPSYVLGGRAMEIVYNDEDLASFMVKAAEASPEKPILIDKFLEDAIEIDVDAVADGTQCVVAGIMEHIEEAGIHSGDSASALPPYSLNDDVIERIRTCTYRLARGLDVVGLMNIQYAVKDDIIYVLEVNPRASRTVPFVSKATGVQWAKVAARLMAGKTLKELGIEKEVVPKHVAVKESVFPFNKFAGVDTILGPEMKSTGEVMGIDSTFGSAFWKSQLSAGQDLPYRGSVFVSVKNRDKRNVVFVAKKLSDLGFSIYATKGTGKVLVNNGIDVRFVNKVSEGRPHIVDMIKNGDIQLIINTPSGRNPKVDEIAIRSGAVQYKIPYTTTLSGAQAVVNAIEVMKKGTLRVRALQDYY from the coding sequence ATGCCTAAGAGGACGGACATAAAGAGCGTTCTTATCATCGGGTCGGGGCCCATCGTCATCGGCCAGGCCTGTGAATTCGACTATTCCGGGAGCCAGGCGTGCAAAGCCCTCCGGGAAGAGGGATTGAGGGTCATCCTCGTCAACTCCAACCCGGCCACGATCATGACGGATCCTGATATGGCAGACAGGGTCTATGTTGAGCCCCTGATACCCGAGGTCATCGAAGAGATCATCAGGACGGAAAAGCCCGACGTTATCCTTCCCACCCTTGGCGGACAGACGGGCCTCAATCTGGCAACCATCCTCGCGGAGCGCGGCATCCTCGAGAAGTATGGCGTCGAGCTCATTGGAGCGGACTACGGTGCCATCAAAAAAGCGGAGGACAGGGAGGAGTTCAAGGCGGCAATAGAGAAGATAGGCCTCGAGGTACCGAAAAGCGGTCTCGCCCACACTATGGACGAGGCACGCGCTGTGGCGTCGCAGATCGGTTTTCCCCTTATCATCCGTCCCAGTTACACGCTTGGCGGCACGGGTGCGTCCATCGCCTATAACGTTGAAGAGTTCGAGGTTCTCGCCATGAGGGGCCTTGAAAGCTCGCTGACCACCGAGATACTCATCGAGGAGTCCGTTATTGGCTGGAAGGAGTTCGAACTCGAGGTGATGCGCGACAAGAGCGACAACGTGGTCATCATATGCTCCATTGAAAACCTTGACCCCATGGGCATCCATACGGGGGACAGCATCACCGTGGCTCCCGCACAGACCCTGACTGACAAGGAATACCAGTTAATGCGGGATGCATCCATCAAGATCATCCGGGAGATCGGTGTAGAGACGGGCGGCTCCAACATCCAGTTCGCATTGAACCCTGATGACGGCAGGATGGTTGTCATCGAGATGAATCCCAGGGTATCGAGAAGCTCCGCCCTGGCCTCGAAGGCTACGGGTTTTCCCATTGCCAAGATAGCGGCGAAACTCGCCATCGGGTACACCCTCGACGAGATACCCAACGACATCACCAAACAGACCCCGGCGTCCTTCGAGCCCACCATAGACTACTGCGTCGTCAAGATACCCCGGTTCACCTTTGAAAAGTTCAAGGGCGCAGACGAGACCCTCACGGTATCGATGAAGTCAGTCGGCGAGGCCATGTCCATCGGCAGGACCTTCAAGGAAGCGTTCCAAAAGGGGCTGAGGTCCCTGGAAGTGGGCAGGTCGGGTCTTGTTGACGAGCGGTCAGCCGGCAAGGATGACCTGGAATACGTCAGACAGAAGCTCTTCACGCCTAACTGCGAGAGGGTCTTTTACATAAGGCACGCCCTTCGCCTCGGCATTGGCATCGAAGAGATCCATGCCATCTCGAGGATCGATCGCTGGTTCCTGAAGAACATCGAGGAGTTGGTTCTCTTCGAAAAGGAACTGGAAGCCTGTCGCGGTGACGGCCCTGCCGCCATAGCGGCGGAGCTTTTGAAGCGGGCAAAGAGGCTGGGTTTCTCGGACAGGCAGATCGGGGAGATCGTCGGTGTCGAGGAACATGAGATAAGATCGCTCAGGGAGAAGAACGGGCTGAAGAGCGTTTTTAAGCTCGTCGATACCTGTGCCGCCGAATTCGAGGCGTATACGCCCTACTTCTACTCCACCTACGAAGAGGAGGACGAGTCGCGCATCTCAGACAGGAAGAAGATCATGATCCTGGGAGGCGGGCCCAACCGGATCGGGCAGGGGATAGAATTCGACTACTGCTGCGTCCATGCCGCCTTTGCCCTCGGGGAGATGGGCTATGAGACGATCATGGTCAACTCGAACCCCGAAACGGTAAGTACCGACTACGATACCTCGGACAAGCTCTACTTTGAACCTCTTACCTTCGAGAACGTCCTCGACATAGCGGACAAGGAGCGGCCCGACGGGGTTATCGTGCAGTTCGGGGGTCAGACGCCGCTCAACCTGGCGGCGGCCCTCAAGAAGGCGGGCGTCAGGATCATCGGGACCACGCCCGAAAGCATTGATATGGCCGAGGACAGGGACAGGTTTAAAGGACTCCTCAAGGACCTGGGGCTGACGCAGCCCGACAATGGTATCGCGACATCTTTTGAGGAGGCCCGGGAGATAGCGTCGTCGATCGGTTTTCCCGTTGTGGTGAGACCTTCCTACGTGCTCGGGGGGAGGGCCATGGAGATCGTCTATAATGATGAGGACCTGGCATCCTTCATGGTCAAGGCGGCCGAGGCCTCTCCTGAAAAGCCGATCCTCATAGACAAATTCCTCGAGGATGCCATCGAGATCGATGTCGACGCCGTTGCCGACGGAACGCAGTGTGTGGTGGCCGGTATCATGGAACACATCGAGGAGGCGGGCATCCATTCCGGGGACAGCGCGTCGGCGCTGCCGCCTTACTCTCTCAATGACGATGTCATAGAACGGATACGCACCTGCACCTATCGGCTGGCCCGGGGCCTCGACGTGGTGGGTCTCATGAACATTCAGTATGCCGTCAAGGACGACATAATATACGTTCTTGAGGTCAACCCGCGGGCGAGCCGAACGGTGCCCTTTGTCAGCAAGGCGACGGGGGTGCAGTGGGCCAAGGTGGCGGCCAGGCTCATGGCAGGCAAGACGTTGAAGGAATTGGGGATCGAGAAGGAGGTCGTCCCGAAGCATGTCGCAGTGAAGGAGTCTGTCTTTCCCTTCAATAAGTTTGCCGGTGTCGATACCATCCTCGGGCCGGAGATGAAATCCACGGGAGAGGTCATGGGCATCGATTCCACTTTCGGGTCGGCATTCTGGAAATCTCAGCTCTCAGCCGGTCAGGACCTTCCTTACCGGGGGAGTGTCTTCGTGAGTGTCAAGAACAGGGATAAACGAAACGTCGTCTTTGTCGCCAAGAAGCTTTCCGACCTTGGCTTCAGCATATACGCCACGAAGGGGACGGGTAAGGTGCTCGTGAACAACGGTATCGATGTCAGGTTCGTCAACAAGGTTTCCGAGGGCAGGCCCCACATTGTCGACATGATAAAGAACGGGGACATACAACTCATCATAAACACCCCCAGCGGAAGAAACCCCAAGGTGGACGAGATAGCTATCCGCTCCGGCGCCGTCCAGTACAAGATCCCCTACACGACGACACTATCCGGTGCCCAGGCCGTGGTCAACGCCATAGAGGTAATGAAGAAGGGGACGCTGCGGGTGAGGGCGCTGCAGGATTACTACTGA
- the mnmG gene encoding tRNA uridine-5-carboxymethylaminomethyl(34) synthesis enzyme MnmG, with protein sequence MDIYDIIIVGAGHAGCEAALAAARMGARTLLLTINLDHIAFMSCNPAVGGLGKGHLVREIDALGGEMGVNSDATGIQFKVLNMKKGPAVRATRIQTDMARYARRMKRRLEETENLSIRQGVVQRVLIEGGSAAGVETMLGERLWAPAVIVTTGTFLKGLIHVGLEHFAGGRLGDMSSVGLSDNLRELGFQLGRLKTGTCPRLDGRTIDFSKMIPQPSDDPPVPFSFMTEEVKNRLVPCYLAYTNELTHDAIRKGFDRSPLFTGVIKGTGVRYCPSIEDKIVRFSDRPRHRIFIEPEGLDTVEYYPNGLSTSLPLDIQMAMLRTVEGLEEAQITRPGYGIEYDFVYPTQLYPTLETKLVTNLYFAGQINGTTGYEEAAAQGLMAGINAALRLRGAEDLVLGRHEAYIGVLIDDLVTKGVDEPYRMFTSRAEHRLLLREDNADLRLTEKGYEIGVTGEARHRKVLEKRQKMEEAFALLRGVRLRPTRQTQRMLGENGIDAITNPVTLEDLLRRSGVAFDDLRRIHEGLRDVDAGVAYQVEVDVKYRGYTDRQLDLVAKTKKLDDRRIPRDLDYGEVSGLTREVVERFVGVKPSTLGQALRIPGVTPASITALLVHFKKKGIL encoded by the coding sequence ATGGATATCTATGACATTATCATCGTAGGGGCGGGTCATGCCGGATGCGAGGCGGCTCTTGCCGCAGCCCGCATGGGCGCGAGAACCCTTCTCCTCACCATCAATCTCGATCACATTGCCTTCATGTCATGCAACCCGGCCGTCGGCGGCCTGGGCAAGGGCCATCTCGTCAGGGAGATCGATGCTTTGGGTGGCGAAATGGGTGTCAATAGCGACGCGACGGGCATTCAGTTCAAGGTCCTGAACATGAAGAAAGGACCCGCCGTCCGCGCGACGAGGATACAGACGGACATGGCGCGCTACGCCAGGAGGATGAAGAGAAGACTCGAAGAAACAGAGAACCTCTCGATACGTCAGGGTGTGGTCCAGAGAGTGCTCATTGAAGGAGGCTCGGCCGCCGGGGTGGAGACGATGCTGGGAGAGCGCCTGTGGGCGCCGGCGGTCATCGTGACCACGGGGACTTTTCTCAAGGGACTCATCCACGTGGGTCTTGAGCATTTTGCGGGGGGCAGGCTCGGAGATATGTCTTCCGTCGGTCTTTCGGACAACCTTCGCGAGCTTGGTTTCCAACTGGGCAGATTAAAGACGGGTACCTGCCCGAGGCTCGACGGCAGGACCATCGATTTCTCGAAGATGATACCCCAGCCGAGCGATGACCCGCCCGTTCCCTTCTCTTTCATGACGGAAGAGGTGAAGAACAGGCTGGTGCCCTGCTACCTTGCCTATACGAATGAGCTTACTCACGATGCTATCCGCAAAGGTTTCGACCGTTCCCCCCTGTTCACGGGAGTCATCAAGGGGACGGGGGTGCGGTATTGTCCATCCATAGAGGACAAGATAGTGCGGTTCAGCGACAGACCCAGACACCGCATTTTCATCGAGCCCGAGGGGCTTGACACGGTGGAGTATTATCCCAACGGTCTTTCGACAAGCCTGCCGCTGGATATCCAGATGGCGATGCTCAGGACCGTCGAGGGCCTGGAGGAGGCGCAGATAACCCGGCCGGGCTACGGGATCGAGTATGACTTCGTCTATCCGACCCAGCTTTACCCGACCCTGGAGACGAAACTCGTGACGAATCTGTACTTCGCGGGCCAGATCAACGGGACCACGGGGTACGAAGAGGCTGCCGCACAGGGGCTCATGGCGGGCATCAATGCCGCGCTCAGGCTGCGGGGGGCGGAAGATCTTGTGCTCGGTCGCCATGAGGCGTATATCGGTGTCCTCATAGATGACCTCGTAACGAAAGGCGTTGACGAACCCTACCGGATGTTCACGTCCCGTGCCGAGCACCGGCTCTTGCTCAGGGAAGACAACGCGGATCTGAGACTGACGGAAAAGGGGTACGAGATCGGTGTTACAGGCGAGGCGCGCCACAGAAAAGTGCTCGAGAAGCGACAAAAGATGGAAGAGGCATTCGCTCTTCTTCGGGGTGTGCGATTGAGGCCCACAAGGCAGACACAAAGGATGCTCGGGGAAAACGGCATCGATGCCATAACGAACCCGGTGACACTTGAGGACCTTCTGAGGAGGTCGGGCGTGGCCTTCGATGACCTCAGGCGCATACACGAAGGATTGCGGGATGTCGATGCCGGCGTCGCGTACCAGGTGGAGGTTGACGTGAAGTATCGCGGCTACACCGACCGCCAGCTCGATCTCGTTGCGAAGACGAAGAAGCTTGACGACAGAAGGATACCCCGGGACCTGGATTACGGCGAGGTGTCCGGGCTTACGCGGGAGGTTGTCGAACGTTTTGTCGGGGTGAAGCCGTCTACGCTCGGTCAGGCGCTGCGCATCCCCGGGGTGACCCCGGCCTCCATCACAGCATTGCTGGTCCATTTCAAGAAGAAGGGAATATTATGA
- a CDS encoding 3',5'-cyclic-nucleotide phosphodiesterase gives MYIKILGCSGNLIGRHRTTSFLLNDSLLIDAGTTTEAINHGGLKKIRHILISHTHMDHVKGLFPLVDELVMMGDYKIELVSAAQVLDIISGNLLNNLVWPDFTVIPSVSNAVIRLNEISLERPTILDGISVMPVLMTHTVYTVGFVIKEDNGRGFMFTADTGPTKRFWEVAEGEKDIRVIIADVSFPDRLAEIATLSGHMTPSMLMESIDTHRLGERLFYVSHMKPIFAREIAAEFKRSGRENIRFLRQSDILTL, from the coding sequence ATGTACATAAAGATCCTCGGCTGCTCCGGCAACCTTATCGGCAGGCACAGGACGACGTCCTTTCTGCTCAACGACTCACTCCTTATCGACGCGGGGACGACGACGGAAGCGATAAACCACGGGGGTCTTAAGAAGATCAGGCATATCCTGATATCCCACACGCATATGGATCACGTAAAGGGCCTCTTCCCCCTGGTGGACGAACTGGTCATGATGGGCGACTATAAGATAGAACTGGTCAGTGCCGCTCAAGTGCTCGATATTATCTCCGGGAATCTTCTCAACAACCTTGTCTGGCCGGACTTCACAGTGATCCCATCTGTCTCGAATGCGGTCATCCGACTCAATGAAATATCCCTTGAAAGGCCGACCATTCTTGACGGGATCAGCGTTATGCCTGTCCTTATGACCCACACGGTTTACACGGTGGGCTTCGTGATCAAGGAGGATAACGGACGGGGTTTCATGTTCACCGCAGACACGGGACCCACGAAAAGATTTTGGGAGGTGGCAGAGGGCGAGAAGGATATCCGCGTCATCATAGCCGATGTGTCGTTCCCGGACCGCCTCGCGGAAATTGCCACATTGTCCGGTCACATGACCCCGTCGATGCTCATGGAGAGCATTGACACTCATAGGCTTGGCGAGAGGTTGTTCTATGTTTCCCACATGAAGCCCATTTTTGCGCGTGAGATAGCCGCAGAGTTCAAGCGTTCGGGGAGGGAGAATATCCGTTTTCTCAGACAATCGGACATATTGACCCTGTAA